In a single window of the Notamacropus eugenii isolate mMacEug1 chromosome 4, mMacEug1.pri_v2, whole genome shotgun sequence genome:
- the LOC140502797 gene encoding galactoside alpha-(1,2)-fucosyltransferase 2-like isoform X2 has translation MNLVMSGPLIFFSLPVLHFLFFIFVTSTVFHLQLRFSKMSRTWKQLPVPKTSAPTTSYPKSIWTVNSLGRLGNQMGEYATLYALAKLNGHQAYILPEMHRYLAPIFQITLPVLPASEAKRIPWRTYHLHDWMSEEYGHIDGTYIHLAGFLCSWTFYHHLREEIRREFSLHDHIRKEAQAYLRGLRKNPATFVGVHVRRGDYVHVMPQIWKGVVADKGYLEQAMNWFRARYSDAVFVVTSNGMAWCRENIDTTKGDVIFAGNGIERSPEKDFALLTQCNHTIMTIGTFGIWAAYLAGGETIYLANYTLPDSPLLKVFKPEAAFLPEWIGIPADLSPLLKN, from the coding sequence tAATGTCAGGCCCCCTGATATTCTTCTCCCTCCCAGtcctccacttcctcttcttcatttttGTGACCTCAACAGTCTTTCACCTTCAACTTCGTTTCTCAAAGATGTCCAGAACATGGAAACAGCTACCAGTCCCTAAGACCTCAGCCCCTACGACTTCCTACCCTAAGAGCATCTGGACTGTGAATTCTCTAGGCCGTCTAGGAAACCAGATGGGTGAGTATGCCACTCTCTATGCCCTGGCCAAACTCAACGGACATCAGGCATACATCTTACCTGAGATGCATCGTTACCTCGCTCCCATCTTCCAGATCACTCTTCCTGTTCTCCCAGCCAGTGAAGCCAAGCGCATACCTTGGCGTACTTACCACCTACATGACTGGATGTCAGAGGAATATGGCCATATTGATGGTACTTATATCCATCTTGCCGGCTTCCTCTGTTCGTGGACTTTCTACCACCACCTCCGAGAAGAGATCCGTCGTGAATTCTCCCTACACGACCATATCCGAAAGGAGGCTCAGGCCTACCTACGGGGATTACGGAAAAACCCAGCCACTTTTGTGGGGGTCCATGTCCGCCGAGGTGACTACGTTCATGTCATGCCCCAAATCTGGAAAGGAGTGGTAGCGGACAAGGGCTATTTGGAACAAGCAATGAATTGGTTCAGAGCTCGTTACAGCGATGCTGTCTTTGTCGTCACCAGCAATGGGATGGCATGGTGCCGGGAGAACATTGATACCACGAAGGGAGATGTAATATTTGCAGGGAATGGGATTGAGCGCTCTCCTGAGAAAGACTTTGCTCTGCTGACTCAGTGCAACCACACCATCATGACCATTGGCACCTTTGGCATTTGGGCTGCCTACCTGGCAGGTGGTGAGACGATCTATTTGGCCAACTACACCCTTCCAGACTCACCTCTCCTCAAAGTCTTCAAGCCTGAGGCTGCCTTCCTGCCTGAATGGATAGGGATCCCAGCTGATCTGTCACCTCTCCTCAAGAACTGA